The genome window ACAACGCATCCCGTTTTACGCCCCGCGGCCACAGCCGGTCCACCAGGAAGCGTCGGCCGTCCCGCGAGCTCGGGGGGTCGTAAACGCGTTTCACTCTGATCATGGTCCGGTCCCCTTTTTCGAGCTAGCAGATTCTGGGATCCACCGGAAATTCAAGGGAACCCGGTAGCAATTTCCGAATGGGGAGGTATACGTCAACCCCATCCGGCGATAGGTCTCTTCGGGGATTCCGATATCGGCCAGAAAGAGATTACCAGTTTTTCCGGCGACAGCCCGGTTTTCGGTAGTCCCAGGGTCATCGTCCAACGAGGCTTGATAAATTCTCCCTCAGCCTGCCCGGTCGTGGAGTCTACTCCCGATGGAACGTCGAGTGACAATATCGGAACCTTTGTCCCGTTGGCCCACTGGATTAATTCGGCGACGACGCCTCGCGGGGCTGAACGCAGGCTGTAACCAATCAAGGCATCGAGAACGAAATCAGCCGCTACTTCCCCCAGACCTTTTGCCTCCACTTCCTTGCCGGAAGTCCCTTGAAAAATCTTGCGCT of Candidatus Methylomirabilota bacterium contains these proteins:
- a CDS encoding NAD(P)H-hydrate epimerase, which encodes MKARDYRFFTDSGIEVPAVTTDQMQEVDRIAIEGTGPNLFQMMENAGRNLALLTMEILGQDWEKAKIVVLAGSEGNGGGGICAARHLANHGAHVALCLATPDRLAVVPAFQRKIFQGTSGKEVEAKGLGEVAADFVLDALIGYSLRSAPRGVVAELIQWANGTKVPILSLDVPSGVDSTTGQAEGEFIKPRWTMTLGLPKTGLSPEKLVISFWPISESPKRPIAGWG